A DNA window from Centroberyx gerrardi isolate f3 chromosome 5, fCenGer3.hap1.cur.20231027, whole genome shotgun sequence contains the following coding sequences:
- the nuf2 gene encoding kinetochore protein Nuf2 has translation MTENTFPVYKVDSVVSFYRTEVLTGQEAKHFTKSDLTPTPKPESVQRLYMRILHHLYRFRPEFHSMVPLLENIQYPAFHEGSTAVMSVYLRMQQFLPMCYVYDFSLNDLLAPKTKKTLVVLSGIINFLHFRKQRMEMILEQQARFRADMDMLQTCTKGIKEAEKKIETLTTIPPEQQAEAKELAAALSDLHAATVHEYQEVNGINDTIVEWKAITAEKTQKVAQLKVDVSTLKEDIGKLKSQIVESPEELKSQMEKMRENVKNIKISIEHTDERVVELQNAVQGMTHSEAEIQLMYKLLQDLQSGMNNTKQRQEEVEELAAQYEKRQKELKNLGLEESQLKRALGMKLDKDSKQQIRRQKKKEMKEHHVQDVLGRCDQVHQKREEMADQIQEISRETQQLKAKMQSLRDICSKETENAQALYDNVSISLDEVHKRIETHIVDLNQDISKMSANF, from the exons ATGACAGAAAACACGTTCCCAGTCTATAAGGTGGATTCAGTAGTAAGCTTTTACCGAACTGAAGTCCTTACTGGTCAAGAGGCAAAACATTTCACGAAGAGTGATCTGACTCCTACTCCAAAG ccAGAGTCAGTCCAAAGGTTATACATGAGGATACTGCATCACCTGTATCGTTTCAGACCGGAGTTTCACTCCATG GTTCCGCTGTTGGAAAACATTCAGTATCCGGCATTTCATGAGGGGTCCACTGCTGTCATGAGTGTTTACCTGCGCAT GCAGCAGTTTCTGCCTATGTGCTATGTGTATGACTTCTCACTCAATGACCTTCTGGCTCCAA AAACGAAGAAAACTCTCGTTGTTCTAAGTGGAATCATAAACTTTCTTCACTTCAGGAAGCAGCGGATGGAGATGATCTTGGAGCAGCAGGCCAGATTT AGGGCTGATATGGACATGTTGCAAACTTGCACCAAAGGCATAAAAGAAGCGGAGAAGAAGATCGAGACGCTGAC GACCATCCCACCAGAGCAGCAGGCCGAGGCCAAGGAGCTGGCAGCCGCGCTCTCTGACCTCCACGCCGCCACCGTGCACGAATACCAGGAAGTG AATGGAATAAACGACACCATTGTGGAGTGGAAAGCCATAACTGCAGAGAAGACTCAGAAAGTG GCCCAGCTGAAGGTGGACGTCAGCACCCTGAAGGAAGACATCGGCAAGCTGAAGTCTCAGATCGTGGAGTCTCCGGAGGAGCTGAAGAGCCAGATGGAGAAGATGAGGGAGAATGTGAAGAACATCAAGATCTCCATC GAACACACCGATGAGCGCGTGGTGGAGCTGCAGAACGCGGTGCAGGGCATGACCCACAGCGAGGCCGAGATCCAGCTGATGTACAAGCTGCTGCAGGACCTGCAGAGCGGCATGAACAACACCAAGCAGCGACAGGAGGAG gtggaagAGCTGGCAGCTCAGTATGAGAAGCGGCAGAAGGAGCTGAAGAACCTGGGCCTCGAGGAAAGCCAGCTAAAGAGGGCTCTGGGCATGAAGCTGGACAAGGACTCCAAACAGCAGATCCgcaggcagaagaagaaggagatgaaggagcATCACGTTCAGGATGTGTTGGG GCGGTGTGACCAGGTCCATCAGAAGCGTGAGGAGATGGCCGACCAAATCCAAGAGATCTCCAGGGAGACCCAGCAGCTGAAGGCCAAGATGCAGAGCCTGAGGGACATTTGCAGCAAAGAGACGGAGAACGCACAG GCTCTGTACGACAATGTGTCCATCTCGCTGGATGAGGTACACAAGAGAATCGAGACGCACATTGTGGACCTGAACCAAGATATCAGCAAGATGTCTGCCAACTTCTAG